TGGGTAGGATGGCCAACCTACGCCGGTGGTATTGTGGCCGTTGTGGGCGTGGTGCTTGTGGTAGCAGGCAAAAGAAAATAAACAACGATGCCTGCCGTTACGACGCGGCAGGCATCGTTCAATATGCTTATGGATTGGTCGACCATAAACCGGCTGACTTCAGCACCACACGTGGGTTCAGTTTCAGCTGGCTTACCACGAATTCGGCCAGGTCTTCGGCCTGCATCACCTTTTCGGGATTACCGTCGGTGAGCTTCAGTTCGATGGCCATATCTGTACCCACCGTACTCGGCGTAAGAGCGCTCACGCGGATGTTATGTTTACGCACTTCCAGCATCAGCGATTCTGTGAGTCCGAGCAACCCGAATTTAGACGCACTGTACGCGCTGGTAAGTGGCGCACCTCGTTGTCCGGCTGTTGATGAAATATTGATAATATCGCCGCCTTTACGATCGATCATACCCGGCAGCACCGCACGCGTTACGTAATAGACGCCCAGCAGGTTTACTTTGATAATGTTCTCCCACTCTTCAGGCTGTAAGTCCAGGAAACCGCCAAAGCTGGCGACACCGGCGTTATTCAGCAGGATATTCGTAGGGCCTACTTCCGCCTCCAGTTTTGCTACCGCAGCTTCTACTGCTTCACGGTCCGATACGTCTGCTATAGCCGTAGCGATCTTCACCTCACTATTTTTTATTACTGCTGCCGTTTCTTCGAGCGTTGCCGCCGAGCGACCCATCAGGCCGATATTCACACCTTCTGCCGCCAGGGCTACTGCTAATGCCTTTCCTATCCCCCTTCCGCCGCCTGTGATGAGCGCTGTTTTTCCTTTTAATGACACTGCCATAAATCCAGTTTTATTTGCTGTCAAAGGTAGGGAACTTCAACATTTTTCTTTTCGGGATAAATAACCATGCCTGCCTATATTTGTGCAACAAGTTTGAAAAACAGCCATATGCAGTATTTATCCAATGAACAGCTTAGCATCAGCATTGCGGAAAAAGGCGCGGAACTGCAAAGCATCAGGCGTACCGACCTGCAGCTCGACTACCTCTGGAGCGGCGATGCGGCCTTCTGGGGCAAGAAAAGTCCCGTATTGTTCCCCATCGTTGGCGGACTGAAAAACAACCAGTATACCCACCAGGGTAAAGCCTACCAGCTGGGTCGTCATGGTTTCGCCCGCGACCAGGTATTTGAAGTAAGTGCACAGACGACTGACAGCATTACCTTCACGTTGCGTGACAGCGAAACATCACTCGCCGTGTACCCGTTCCCGTTCCAATTCAGTGTGCGTTACCAATTGAGCGGCGATACGCTGGCGGTAAGTTACATAGTGAAAAATACAGGCGATTCGGAGATGTGGTTTTCTGTCGGTGCGCATCCTGCGTTTAAGTTGCCGCTTACCGGCGACACGGCTTTTGATGATTATTACCTGCAATTCTCCGACACTGAAAACACAGGACGCTGGCCACTTTCGCCTGATGGGCTCATAGAACTGAAGCCTGGTCCTCTGCTGGAAAACACCCGTAAATTAGCGCTGAATAAGCCGATGTTTTATGCTGATGCGCTTGTATTGAAACACATGGCCTCTGATGAAATAACGATCAAAAGTGACAAACATGCGCACGGCGTTACCATGCGTTATGATGGTTTTCCCTTCTTCGGCATCTGGTCAGCGAAGGATGCAGACTTCCTCTGTTTAGAGCCATGGTGCGGCATTGCAGATGCTGTAAATACGAGCGGAGAGCTGTCGGACAAAGAAGGTATTATTCAGTTATCCGCTGGT
This genomic interval from Chitinophaga horti contains the following:
- a CDS encoding aldose 1-epimerase family protein; the protein is MQYLSNEQLSISIAEKGAELQSIRRTDLQLDYLWSGDAAFWGKKSPVLFPIVGGLKNNQYTHQGKAYQLGRHGFARDQVFEVSAQTTDSITFTLRDSETSLAVYPFPFQFSVRYQLSGDTLAVSYIVKNTGDSEMWFSVGAHPAFKLPLTGDTAFDDYYLQFSDTENTGRWPLSPDGLIELKPGPLLENTRKLALNKPMFYADALVLKHMASDEITIKSDKHAHGVTMRYDGFPFFGIWSAKDADFLCLEPWCGIADAVNTSGELSDKEGIIQLSAGDTWAKQWSVKFF
- a CDS encoding 3-ketoacyl-ACP reductase — its product is MAVSLKGKTALITGGGRGIGKALAVALAAEGVNIGLMGRSAATLEETAAVIKNSEVKIATAIADVSDREAVEAAVAKLEAEVGPTNILLNNAGVASFGGFLDLQPEEWENIIKVNLLGVYYVTRAVLPGMIDRKGGDIINISSTAGQRGAPLTSAYSASKFGLLGLTESLMLEVRKHNIRVSALTPSTVGTDMAIELKLTDGNPEKVMQAEDLAEFVVSQLKLNPRVVLKSAGLWSTNP